A region of Flavobacterium album DNA encodes the following proteins:
- a CDS encoding DUF4230 domain-containing protein, with product MVKKALLVIIAIGVIILLFRYCEFKGDSHTTVVEESALIQEQIRNVGKLVVTEGHFSEVLTYKDTKKGFLNLFDAEKKAIVIVNAEVTVGYDLSKVQYDIDETTKTITIKNIPKEEIKISPDLKYYDVQQNGFNEFGGEDYNKINKQVKESLAKKIEKSSLKSNAQNRLVSELSKILILTNTMGWTLKYNGKQMSNERLNDGIFEN from the coding sequence ATGGTTAAGAAGGCGCTTTTGGTCATTATCGCGATCGGTGTAATTATCCTGTTGTTCCGTTATTGCGAATTTAAAGGTGACAGCCATACTACTGTTGTCGAGGAAAGTGCCTTGATACAGGAACAGATACGCAATGTAGGCAAGCTGGTGGTTACCGAAGGGCATTTTAGTGAGGTACTAACCTACAAAGACACCAAAAAAGGTTTCTTGAACCTATTTGATGCCGAAAAGAAAGCAATTGTGATCGTGAACGCCGAAGTTACCGTAGGTTACGACCTGAGCAAGGTACAATACGACATTGACGAAACCACAAAAACCATTACCATAAAAAACATCCCGAAAGAAGAGATAAAGATAAGCCCCGACCTGAAGTATTATGATGTGCAGCAGAATGGCTTCAATGAATTTGGCGGAGAGGATTATAATAAGATAAACAAACAGGTTAAGGAAAGCCTGGCAAAGAAGATAGAAAAGTCATCGCTGAAAAGTAATGCACAGAACCGCCTGGTAAGCGAGCTGAGCAAGATCCTGATACTGACCAATACTATGGGATGGACGCTGAAATACAATGGGAAGCAGATGAGCAATGAAAGGCTGAATGATGGTATTTTTGAAAATTAA
- a CDS encoding GSCFA domain-containing protein — MKFTTQIPIQKSDHPIDYNSRVLSLGSCFAVNIGQKFSHFKFRNTTNPFGILFHPLALEKFIGFAVHEKTFTEVDIFFHNERWHCFDAHSDLSHPDKDVLIQNLNNAVALANAEIKNATHLIMTLGTAWLYRHVQNGELVANCHMVPQKNFTKELLPVATISESLKNSITMVKQANPAAQIIFTVSPVRHIKDGFIQNQWSKANLISALQETLNTEPETRNLSYFPSYEIMMDELRDYRFYAEDMIHPNRTAIDYIWERFTEAFITSEAQITMKMADSIQKGLQHRSFNPDSQQHRNFVSGLNDKIAALQQQHPHIKF; from the coding sequence ATGAAATTCACGACCCAAATACCCATTCAAAAAAGCGATCATCCTATCGACTACAATTCGAGGGTATTATCTTTAGGTTCGTGCTTTGCAGTCAATATCGGGCAAAAGTTCAGCCATTTCAAATTCAGGAATACGACAAATCCTTTCGGGATACTTTTCCACCCGCTTGCGCTTGAAAAATTCATCGGCTTCGCTGTACACGAAAAAACGTTTACCGAAGTCGATATTTTTTTTCATAACGAGCGCTGGCACTGCTTTGACGCACATTCGGACCTCAGCCATCCCGACAAGGATGTACTGATACAAAACCTCAACAATGCAGTTGCTTTGGCGAATGCCGAAATAAAAAACGCCACACACCTTATCATGACTCTTGGCACGGCGTGGTTATACCGCCATGTACAAAATGGTGAGCTTGTAGCCAATTGCCACATGGTGCCCCAAAAGAATTTCACCAAAGAGCTTCTTCCTGTAGCGACCATAAGTGAAAGCCTTAAAAACAGTATCACGATGGTAAAGCAGGCCAACCCAGCGGCGCAAATTATCTTTACGGTATCTCCTGTACGCCATATTAAAGACGGCTTTATACAAAACCAATGGAGCAAGGCCAATCTCATTTCCGCTCTCCAGGAAACGTTGAACACGGAACCCGAAACCCGCAACCTGTCGTATTTTCCGTCGTATGAAATAATGATGGACGAGCTTCGTGACTACCGTTTTTATGCCGAAGATATGATTCACCCGAACCGGACGGCTATCGATTATATCTGGGAGCGCTTTACCGAGGCCTTCATAACATCGGAAGCTCAAATAACAATGAAGATGGCCGACAGTATACAAAAAGGCCTGCAGCACCGCTCTTTTAACCCTGATTCTCAGCAGCACCGGAATTTCGTATCCGGCCTGAACGATAAGATTGCAGCATTGCAGCAGCAGCACCCACATATAAAATTTTAG